The following coding sequences lie in one Desulfosalsimonas propionicica genomic window:
- a CDS encoding CIA30 family protein, translating to MKLHLRIEDRKHAQSENQQYTDRYNSSFDLPPGKWKTIKIPLEEIENAPKTRKMNMEQISSIMFFVARQPEPLTLYIDDIRLQ from the coding sequence GTGAAACTCCATCTCCGGATCGAAGACCGCAAACACGCCCAATCAGAAAACCAGCAATACACGGACCGCTACAACAGCTCATTTGACCTGCCCCCGGGTAAATGGAAAACAATAAAAATTCCCCTGGAAGAAATTGAAAACGCCCCGAAAACCCGCAAAATGAACATGGAGCAGATCAGCAGCATCATGTTTTTCGTGGCCAGGCAGCCCGAGCCCCTGACCCTCTACATCGACGATATCCGGCTGCAATAA
- a CDS encoding GNAT family N-acetyltransferase, producing the protein MTQIQIAPITTTENWQKLESGWNTLLASSAAPSFFLTYEWLRAWEECFLSSNQRLYILAFYEKQSLVAAAPFYLTRKKAGPLCYNEIKFLGAPQAGSDYLDVIMKKGREKTVAEACYQYLTGPAAPKWDTLSLTDIFAGSLFLLHFINCIQQQGQYFKTAPSAFCPAAEITPDFDTYFAELSKWRKKKFRQDLRVLYRDHKAAHLTFEGKPAADHLSAFFDFYNQKSPWPGQGPQKILNKYSALCGENPPVQLDILEADGKIAAGLLHLRYKKSLYMYQMAVDREFNPRLSLGNLLVGMCVKNAAEAGYITYDFLKGHEDYKFHWANTGRRTLKLQLWNKRPVSRALALANLGKNAGKIVLR; encoded by the coding sequence ATGACACAGATTCAGATTGCTCCCATAACAACCACAGAGAACTGGCAGAAACTCGAATCCGGGTGGAACACCCTTCTTGCCAGCTCTGCCGCCCCCTCTTTTTTTCTTACTTATGAATGGCTCAGGGCCTGGGAGGAGTGTTTCCTGTCATCCAACCAGCGTCTTTACATCCTTGCTTTTTATGAAAAGCAAAGCCTGGTTGCCGCAGCCCCTTTTTACCTTACACGAAAAAAAGCAGGGCCTCTTTGCTACAACGAGATCAAATTTCTCGGCGCCCCCCAGGCAGGCTCGGACTATCTGGATGTAATAATGAAAAAGGGCAGGGAAAAAACCGTTGCAGAGGCTTGCTACCAGTACCTGACAGGCCCGGCCGCACCCAAATGGGACACGCTGTCGCTGACCGATATTTTCGCCGGGTCATTGTTTCTGCTCCATTTCATCAACTGCATCCAACAGCAGGGCCAGTATTTTAAAACCGCACCTTCGGCATTTTGCCCCGCAGCCGAAATCACCCCCGACTTTGACACGTATTTTGCAGAACTTTCAAAATGGCGGAAAAAAAAATTTCGGCAGGACCTGCGGGTCTTATACCGGGACCACAAGGCAGCACACCTGACATTTGAAGGAAAGCCGGCAGCAGACCATCTTTCTGCTTTTTTTGATTTTTACAACCAAAAAAGCCCCTGGCCCGGCCAGGGGCCCCAAAAAATTCTGAACAAATATAGTGCGCTTTGCGGTGAGAACCCGCCGGTGCAGCTTGACATACTTGAAGCAGACGGGAAAATTGCGGCAGGGCTATTGCATCTGCGGTACAAAAAAAGCCTTTACATGTACCAGATGGCTGTTGACAGAGAGTTTAACCCCAGGCTCAGCCTGGGAAACCTGCTGGTGGGAATGTGTGTCAAAAACGCCGCTGAAGCGGGATATATAACCTACGACTTTCTAAAAGGCCACGAGGACTACAAATTTCACTGGGCAAACACGGGCCGCAGGACCCTGAAACTCCAGCTCTGGAACAAGCGTCCGGTTTCCAGGGCGCTTGCACTGGCAAACCTGGGGAAAAACGCTGGTAAAATTGTTTTGCGGTAA